The following are from one region of the Haemophilus parainfluenzae genome:
- a CDS encoding MgtC/SapB family protein yields MENSFLFSTALEQTAYLLILGKMLLALVLGGIIGLERELKHKPVGVKTCAIIAVTTCVLTIVSIQAAEHYAQVSDNIRTDPMRLAAQVISGIGFLGAGVILHKKNDAISGLTTAAIIWAAAAIGVATGAGFIFDAIIATLMILIAIRISPIVQRYVRRKTYKKRTRLAIQLSSANGISKVTDLLLKHDYRIENISVKDQASGEVRLQVRCYNIDNEMLKDVYTLLKTEDEVLSVDVEN; encoded by the coding sequence ATGGAAAATTCTTTTCTTTTTTCGACCGCTCTTGAACAGACGGCTTATTTACTTATCCTAGGGAAAATGCTACTCGCACTTGTACTTGGCGGGATTATTGGCTTAGAGCGTGAACTTAAACACAAACCTGTTGGAGTCAAAACCTGCGCTATTATTGCAGTGACAACTTGTGTACTCACGATTGTATCCATTCAAGCAGCAGAACATTATGCGCAAGTTTCAGATAACATTCGAACTGACCCTATGCGACTTGCTGCACAGGTAATCAGTGGCATCGGTTTCTTAGGTGCAGGGGTAATTTTGCACAAGAAAAATGATGCGATTTCAGGCTTAACCACTGCAGCAATCATTTGGGCGGCAGCGGCTATCGGTGTAGCAACAGGTGCAGGCTTTATTTTTGATGCGATTATTGCCACTTTAATGATTTTAATCGCCATCCGTATCAGCCCGATTGTACAACGTTATGTTCGTCGTAAAACCTATAAAAAGCGTACTCGTTTAGCTATTCAACTGAGTTCTGCGAACGGTATCAGTAAAGTGACCGATTTATTGCTGAAACATGATTACCGCATTGAAAATATATCGGTAAAAGATCAAGCTAGCGGCGAAGTTCGCTTGCAAGTACGATGCTACAATATAGATAATGAAATGCTAAAAGATGTCTATACGCTGTTAAAAACAGAAGATGAAGTACTGAGTGTGGATGTAGAAAATTAA